A window of Cottoperca gobio chromosome 16, fCotGob3.1, whole genome shotgun sequence contains these coding sequences:
- the ethe1 gene encoding persulfide dioxygenase ETHE1, mitochondrial produces the protein MCSVISRVKPVQRALALSLRLTANTEGLSYAAAESRRFCPGVSSGVEPLRATSRSYCSRMALTDGLLFRQLFESESSTYTYLLADTETKEAVLIDPVLETIDRDLMLIHELGLNLKVAVNTHCHADHITSTGLMKKRLVGLKSAISKFSGASADILLSEGDKIPFGKHYLTVRDTPGHTDGCMALVSADQSMAFTGDALLIRGCGRTDFQQGSAKKLYDSVHQKIFTLPDQCLIYPAHDYLGQTVSTVGEERKFNPRLTKSLEEFVSIMNNLNLPKPKKINISVPANLVCGVHGV, from the exons ATGTGCTCGGTAATAAGCAGAGTGAAACCAGTTCAACGGGCTCTGGCTCTCTCGCTTCGCCTCACAGCAAACACCGAGGGCTTGAGTTACGCAGCGGCCGAGAGCAGGCGCTTCTGTCCCGGCGTAAGTTCTGGCGTTGAGCCGCTACGAGCTACCAGCAGATCATACTGCTCCAGGATGGCGCTGACAGACGGACTGCTCTTCAGACAA CTGTTCGAGTCGGAGAGCAGCACTTACACATACCTGCTGGCAGACACAGAGACCAAGGAGGCGGTCCTCATCGATCCTGTGCTGGAGACTATTGACAGGGACCTGATGCTCATACATGAACTGGGGCTCAATCTAAAAGTGGCAG TAAACACCCACTGCCATGCGGATCACATCACAAGCACTGGGCTGATGAAGAAAAGATTGGTTGGGCTGAAGAGTGCAATCTCCAAATTCAGTGGCGCCTCTGCAGACATCCTCCTGTCAGAGGGAGACAAGATCCCCTTTGGGAAACAT tacctcacagtgagagacacaccAGGACACACTGACGGCTGTATGGCGCTGGTGTCAGCGGATCAGAGCATGGCTTTCACTGGGGACGCCCTGCTCATCCGAGGCTGTGGCAGGACAGACTTCCAGCAGG GCAGCGCTAAGAAGCTCTATGACTCCGTCCATCAGAAGATCTTCACTCTGCCTGACCAATGCCTCATCTACCCAGCACATGACTACTTAG GTCAGACGGTGTCTACAGTCGGCGAGGAGCGCAAGTTTAACCCGCGCTTGACCAAGAGCTTGGAAGAGTTTGTGAGCATCATGAACAACCTGAATCTCCCCAAGCCGAAGAAAATAa ATATTTCAGTGCCTGCTAATCTGGTGTGTGGAGTACACGGAGTCTGA